A single Longimicrobiales bacterium DNA region contains:
- a CDS encoding macro domain-containing protein: protein MIRIVQGELAGAAIDAVLRPVTAEWTAVTHAMRRLELAAGEEPAEQCRRLGELPVGSAVITAAGDLPAQFLIHAVVRSVDEPVTGSGVRRALQNGLRRLAEWGIQRVAMAPLGTGAGNLDADEAASIMIPVLIEHMTSGSPSEVEIYVDSEYEKDVFERHLTLHGGSGADTTSGPHARSD, encoded by the coding sequence GTGATCCGCATCGTGCAGGGCGAGCTGGCCGGCGCGGCGATCGACGCCGTGCTCAGGCCGGTGACGGCGGAGTGGACGGCGGTCACTCATGCCATGCGCCGGCTCGAGCTCGCCGCGGGGGAGGAGCCCGCCGAGCAGTGCCGCCGGCTGGGTGAGCTGCCGGTCGGCTCGGCCGTCATCACGGCGGCCGGTGACCTCCCCGCACAGTTCCTGATCCACGCCGTCGTGCGCTCGGTGGACGAGCCCGTCACGGGATCGGGAGTGCGCCGTGCGCTCCAGAACGGACTGCGGCGGCTGGCGGAATGGGGCATCCAGCGAGTGGCGATGGCACCACTCGGTACCGGCGCGGGTAATCTGGATGCTGATGAGGCGGCGTCCATCATGATCCCGGTCCTCATCGAGCACATGACTTCCGGCTCGCCTTCCGAGGTCGAGATCTACGTGGACTCAGAATACGAGAAGGATGTGTTCGAAAGACATCTCACGCTGCATGGCGGGAGCGGGGCGGATACGACATCCGGCCCGCACGCCCGCAGTGACTGA